The Salvelinus alpinus chromosome 28, SLU_Salpinus.1, whole genome shotgun sequence genome includes a window with the following:
- the LOC139556994 gene encoding putative nuclease HARBI1 — protein MKAQNCVFLSALTMACPFVRDVVDEEALVLRRAFRRERVFRDRLDPLAFPDDHLYERYRFSADGIRYLCRLLGPRIKHRTARSHALSVEQMVCVALRFFASGAFLYSVGDAEQLNKATICRTIRSVCLAIKALADVFISFPGHRRLCDIKEEFYRIAGFPNVIGAVDCTHIRIKAPSGAHEADFVNRKSFHSINVQMVCNADCVISNVVAKWPGSVHDSRIFRASEIYQCLSQGEFSGVLLGDRGYGCQPFLLTPFTDPQEAQQAYNHAHARTRARVEMTFGLLKARFHCLHKLRVSPVRACDITVACAVLHNVACLRKERAPRVPPAMDWDNPAIFPDDDSDRLLRDQYVLNYFS, from the exons atgaaggcccaaaattgtgtgttcctttctgctctgacaatggcatgcccattcgtgcgagatgtggtggatgaagaagcacttgtgctgaggagagccttcaggcgagaaagggtcttcagggaccggttggacccactggccttccctgatgaccatctatatgaaagatacaggttttctgcagatggcatcaggtatctatgcagactactgggtcccaggattaagcaccgcactgcacggagccatgcactgagtgtggagcaaatggtttgtgtggccttgcgcttttttgctagtggagccttcctgtactcagtgggggatgcagaacagctgaacaaggccacaatttgccgcacaataaggagtgtgtgtctggctatcaaagcattagcagatgtcttcatctccttccctggccacagaagactctgtgacatcaaagaggagttctataggattgcag gtttccccaatgtcattggtgcagtggactgcacacacataaggataaaagccccctcaggtgcccatgaggccgattttgtgaataggaaatcctttcacagcattaatgttcag atggtctgcaatgctgactgtgtgatcagcaatgttgtggcaaaatggcctggctcagtccatgactccagaatctttcgggcctctgaaatctatcagtgcctatcacaag gtgaattctctggtgtgttgctgggagacagggggtatggctgccagccttttctcctgacacctttcacagacccccaggaagcacagcaggcctacaaccatgcccatgccaggaccagggccagagttgaaatgacctttggcctcctgaaggcacgctttcactgccttcacaaattaagggtcagccctgttagggcatgtgatattactgtggcttgtgctgtcctccacaatgtggcctgcctgaggaaggagagggcccccagagtgccaccagccatggactgggacaatccggcaatcttccctgatgacgacagtgatcggctgctgagggaccaatatgtgttgaattattttagttag
- the LOC139556993 gene encoding protein-L-isoaspartate O-methyltransferase domain-containing protein 2-like isoform X2: MGGAVSAGEDNDELIDNLKEAQYIRSDLVEQAFRAIDRADYYLEEFRDSAYKDLAWRHGNIHLSAPCIYSEVMEALDLQPGLSFLNLGSGTGYLSTMVGLILGPFGVNHGVELHQDVIEYAYQKLEFFIKTSDSFDRFEFCEPCFVMGNCLEIAPESGQYDRVYCGAGVQQEQEDYMKNLLKVEGILVLPLEEKLTKITRTGYNSWETKNIIAVSFAPLVLPKHRDNSKPKAVPLPTMFEVRTLQDLARISIRLTLKKTVAGPGPLPRRRLAHNGEQLRRAQHCGSTLLSNRYVFMSRLIPGPMDDNNRSDTEEEEEEGNCRILGEPEEEQEEEGEESREGGALLHEAPVNLLRERILGLPLPEPLKMYMLHYREK, from the exons ATGGGAGGAGCCGTGAGTGCGGGGGAGGATAACGATGAGTTGATTGACAACCTGAAGGAGGCTCAGTACATCCGCTCGGACCTGGTGGAGCAGGCCTTTAGGGCCATAGACAGGGCCGACTACTATCTGGAAGAGTTCAGAGACAGTGCCTACAAGGACCTGGCCTGGAGGCACGGCAACATCCACCTCTCAGCACCCTGCATCTACTCCGAGGTGATGGAGGCCTTGGATCTCCAGCCTGGCCTGTCCTTCCTCAATCTGGGCAGTGGTACGGGCTACCTCAGCACTATGGTGGGACTCATACTGG GTCCATTTGGAGTGAACCATGGGGTGGAGCTGCACCAAGATGTCATTGAGTATGCATACCAGAAACTGGAGTTTTTCATCAAGACCAGCGACAGCTTCGACAG gtttgaGTTCTGTGAGCCCTGCTTCGTGATGGGGAACTGTCTGGAGATAGCCCCAGAGAGTGGTCAGTATGACAGGGTGTATTGTGGAGCTGGGGTGCAGCAGGAGCAGGAAGACTACATGAAGAACCTGCTCAAAGTGGAGGGAATCCTAGTGCtgccattggaggagaag TTGACCAAGATCACTCGAACAGGCTACAACAGCTGGGAGACCAAAAACATCATTGCTGTGTCCTTTGCCCCACTGGTGTTGCCCAAACACAGAGATAACAGTAAACCCAAAGCAGTGCCTTTAC CGACCATGTTTGAGGTGCGGACTCTGCAGGACTTGGCTCGCATCTCTATCCGTCTGACGTTAAAGAAGACAGTGGCGGGGCCAGGGCCGTTGCCCAGGAGGAGGTTGGCCCACAACGGGGAGCAGCTCCGGCGGGCCCAACACTGTGGCTCCACCCTGCTTTCCAACCGCTACGTATTCATGAGCCGCCTCATCCCCGGGCCGATGGACGACAACAACCGCTCAGAcacagaagaggaggaagaagaggggaaCTGCAGGATTCTAGGAGAAcctgaggaggagcaggaggaagagggggaggagagtagggagggCGGTGCCCTTCTACATGAGGCTCCAGTGAACCTGCTAAGAGAAAGGATCCTGGGCCTGCCGCTCCCTGAGCCTCTGAAGATGTACATGCTCCACtacagagagaagtag
- the LOC139556993 gene encoding protein-L-isoaspartate O-methyltransferase domain-containing protein 2-like isoform X1, with translation MFTSRIVATSIECLWGKTRSESVRMGGAVSAGEDNDELIDNLKEAQYIRSDLVEQAFRAIDRADYYLEEFRDSAYKDLAWRHGNIHLSAPCIYSEVMEALDLQPGLSFLNLGSGTGYLSTMVGLILGPFGVNHGVELHQDVIEYAYQKLEFFIKTSDSFDRFEFCEPCFVMGNCLEIAPESGQYDRVYCGAGVQQEQEDYMKNLLKVEGILVLPLEEKLTKITRTGYNSWETKNIIAVSFAPLVLPKHRDNSKPKAVPLPTMFEVRTLQDLARISIRLTLKKTVAGPGPLPRRRLAHNGEQLRRAQHCGSTLLSNRYVFMSRLIPGPMDDNNRSDTEEEEEEGNCRILGEPEEEQEEEGEESREGGALLHEAPVNLLRERILGLPLPEPLKMYMLHYREK, from the exons ATGTTTACGTCCAGAATTGTGGCGACATCTATTGAATGTTTATGGGGGAAAACGAGAAG cGAGTCCGTGAGGATGGGAGGAGCCGTGAGTGCGGGGGAGGATAACGATGAGTTGATTGACAACCTGAAGGAGGCTCAGTACATCCGCTCGGACCTGGTGGAGCAGGCCTTTAGGGCCATAGACAGGGCCGACTACTATCTGGAAGAGTTCAGAGACAGTGCCTACAAGGACCTGGCCTGGAGGCACGGCAACATCCACCTCTCAGCACCCTGCATCTACTCCGAGGTGATGGAGGCCTTGGATCTCCAGCCTGGCCTGTCCTTCCTCAATCTGGGCAGTGGTACGGGCTACCTCAGCACTATGGTGGGACTCATACTGG GTCCATTTGGAGTGAACCATGGGGTGGAGCTGCACCAAGATGTCATTGAGTATGCATACCAGAAACTGGAGTTTTTCATCAAGACCAGCGACAGCTTCGACAG gtttgaGTTCTGTGAGCCCTGCTTCGTGATGGGGAACTGTCTGGAGATAGCCCCAGAGAGTGGTCAGTATGACAGGGTGTATTGTGGAGCTGGGGTGCAGCAGGAGCAGGAAGACTACATGAAGAACCTGCTCAAAGTGGAGGGAATCCTAGTGCtgccattggaggagaag TTGACCAAGATCACTCGAACAGGCTACAACAGCTGGGAGACCAAAAACATCATTGCTGTGTCCTTTGCCCCACTGGTGTTGCCCAAACACAGAGATAACAGTAAACCCAAAGCAGTGCCTTTAC CGACCATGTTTGAGGTGCGGACTCTGCAGGACTTGGCTCGCATCTCTATCCGTCTGACGTTAAAGAAGACAGTGGCGGGGCCAGGGCCGTTGCCCAGGAGGAGGTTGGCCCACAACGGGGAGCAGCTCCGGCGGGCCCAACACTGTGGCTCCACCCTGCTTTCCAACCGCTACGTATTCATGAGCCGCCTCATCCCCGGGCCGATGGACGACAACAACCGCTCAGAcacagaagaggaggaagaagaggggaaCTGCAGGATTCTAGGAGAAcctgaggaggagcaggaggaagagggggaggagagtagggagggCGGTGCCCTTCTACATGAGGCTCCAGTGAACCTGCTAAGAGAAAGGATCCTGGGCCTGCCGCTCCCTGAGCCTCTGAAGATGTACATGCTCCACtacagagagaagtag